One Rouxiella sp. S1S-2 genomic window, CGTCACTGAAAAGTCGCGATTCGATGTTAACCGGTAGATTAGGCAAGTTACGTTTGCTGCGAGAAACCTCTTTGACGCCCTCAGGCAGCCATTTCGGGCTCCAGCTAAACTGCGCAGTGCTGCTTTCGGGAATGCTGAGCACCGGCGGTAAATTGGCTTTTTCGATTCCATTGAAGGCTTCAGCAACACCAGGGTCGACGGTCAAGGAGATCACGCGGAACTGCTCAAGCGTTTCGCCGTCTTTATCGAGAAGATCGACACGCAAAGGCAGTTTGTCTTGCTCGTCTATCCAGATGATAAAGCTGAAACGGGTGCCATCACGTGAAACCACGCGGATTACCTGGCTTGTACGGTCTGCAGCGCGAGCTCGTCCTACGGCGATAAAATCGTAGTATTTAGAAAGCTTGGCAATATCACTAAAAGCAAGTTCAGGCAGTGAATCAACAATATGATCACCAGCCAGCGTGAACGGCTGGAGTCCGCTCTCGAAATAGCTAATGTCGTTCCCGCGTTGCACAACTTCGCGACGAGGGCCGTCCATCAGGAGCAGATCACCGAGCT contains:
- the rseB gene encoding sigma-E factor regulatory protein RseB, which encodes MKQFLYAVSLLTSSLFAIHTASAESQPSPEALLQQMSAASQSLDYELAFISITKQGIDSYRYRHAKTDGKQLGDLLLMDGPRREVVQRGNDISYFESGLQPFTLAGDHIVDSLPELAFSDIAKLSKYYDFIAVGRARAADRTSQVIRVVSRDGTRFSFIIWIDEQDKLPLRVDLLDKDGETLEQFRVISLTVDPGVAEAFNGIEKANLPPVLSIPESSTAQFSWSPKWLPEGVKEVSRSKRNLPNLPVNIESRLFSDGVFSFSINVNPTNSVTSEQIVRQGRRTVQTEVRNGNEITLVGELPPSTAKRISDSIVFSGQ